The DNA region CTTCCGCGAATGCCTCGTCGCCTCGCCGGCCTATCTGGAAAAACACGGTACGCCATCGGTCCCCGGCGACCTCGCCACGCATCGCTGGATCGCCGTCACGGTGCTGGCTTCGCCGACGCGATGGACCTTCACCGATGGCCACGGCGATGAGCACTCGGTACAGACCCGTGTCATCGCCAGTGCCAACAGCGCGACCGTCGCCTATCGTTTCGTGCTTGAGGGTATGGGCATATCGGTGCTGCCCGACTACGTCGTCAGTGCCGATATCGCATCGGGGCGACTGGTCGCGTTGCTTCCTGGCTTCACGCTTCCCGAAGGCGGCGTGCATGCGGTCTATCCAGGTCGCCAGCCGCCGGTGAAAGTGCGTGCGTTCATCGACCTGCTGAAGGAGCGCCTGGCATCGGATCGGCCCGGTGCCGGATAGCGGATTCAGCGGTAAAGCTTGCCCAGTTCGACGGTTTTTGCGCGAATGACCTGCATGTCCGCATCGACCAGGTCCGATGGGGTGAGATCGTGACCGAAGAACCGTCGCAGGATTTCCCTGGGCGGCGCATCGAAACCCACTGCCATCATCGCCGCATAGCGTTTCTGAAAGTCGTGCGGGTCCTTTGTCGCCATGGCGAACATCTTCGTCGCGACGAGGCCGGCGTAGAGGTAGTTGGCGAGGTAAAGCGGGTCCTGAAACATCAGGCGTTTTCCGATCCATGCATGTTTCAGTTCCGGGTCGATGCCGGGCCAGATCTCGAAGCGGCTGGTAACGGCGAGCGTCAGGGCATCGAGATCGGCTGCGCCACGGACCTTTCCGCTCGTCACGCCGTCATAGATCGACTCTTCCAGCTGCGCTTCCTCAGCGGACGTGAAAATCTCAAAGGTCATCTCGTCGAGCTGAGCTTGCAGGAAGTACGCCCCGGTCGATGTATCGGGTGCATGTCTGTAGAGATACTCGTAGAACAGCATCTCGTTGAGAATGGCCAGGGCTTCGTGCATCCAGCTGGGGCCGTGGTTGTAGAAGGCGGACACGCCGTGCGCGCTCATCAGCTCGCTATGCAGTGCATGCCCGCCTTCGTGCGCGACCACACTCGCGCCCTTGAGGCTCGAGTCCCATTGCCCCAGAAACAGGCCCGGCGGGACGCCAGAGGCCGCGATCGAAAACGCATCGTTTACGCGGTTTCCGCTCGCGGCGGCAAGATCGGTACGATGCGCGGCCGGGTCGAGTAAGGCGGTAAAGCGCGCCACGTAGTCACGCCCCAGGGGCGCGAGCGCGGCCGGGACGGTGAGACGGATTCGTTCGTAATCGAAGGTCGGAATCGTGAAGCCCTGGGGCGGCAAGCTCATGTCCCAGCTATGCACATCGGCGATCGCTGCGCTGCGACCGATCTGGGCGGCACGCAGGCGCTGATAATCCATAAGGACCGACGCGTTTCGCTGCACGGCGAGCGCTGTCGCATCGACGTCCGCACGATCGAACTGGCGCGAAAAATAGGCGGCGTCCGGTGCATCGGCGAAGTGCTCCAGGTGCGCGGTGCGGTCATTGATTCGCACCACGCCGATAAGCAAGGCCGCATACGTCTCCGCGTTGGCTGCGATCGCTGCCTGCCGCTGCCGCCAGGCTTGTTGCCGGATCTCGCGACTGGCATTCGCGCCGAGCCGATCCGCGTCCTTGCCTGCATCAAGGTCGCCGTCGGCCGTGTGCACGCTGCCGTAGACGGTGGCACGCCGCGTCTTCTGGTAGGTGTTCCACAGCGCGGTGCTTCCCTCG from Luteibacter mycovicinus includes:
- a CDS encoding M3 family metallopeptidase, which produces MRSYHLITALLLSVPGLAVAETYRIDPTLYFASPTTETAARSALETEIAELPVLASPSPGDLLAYLRRTENLLADNQRHMAYLHLRASLDIDDHDAADAYRSSQNDGNTLMAKVKSSLRSVGKAGFDNAAKSEPALTHYAYVLDRAVRGLPHELPPAEQTIVDDLADEGSTALWNTYQKTRRATVYGSVHTADGDLDAGKDADRLGANASREIRQQAWRQRQAAIAANAETYAALLIGVVRINDRTAHLEHFADAPDAAYFSRQFDRADVDATALAVQRNASVLMDYQRLRAAQIGRSAAIADVHSWDMSLPPQGFTIPTFDYERIRLTVPAALAPLGRDYVARFTALLDPAAHRTDLAAASGNRVNDAFSIAASGVPPGLFLGQWDSSLKGASVVAHEGGHALHSELMSAHGVSAFYNHGPSWMHEALAILNEMLFYEYLYRHAPDTSTGAYFLQAQLDEMTFEIFTSAEEAQLEESIYDGVTSGKVRGAADLDALTLAVTSRFEIWPGIDPELKHAWIGKRLMFQDPLYLANYLYAGLVATKMFAMATKDPHDFQKRYAAMMAVGFDAPPREILRRFFGHDLTPSDLVDADMQVIRAKTVELGKLYR